The Aphelocoma coerulescens isolate FSJ_1873_10779 unplaced genomic scaffold, UR_Acoe_1.0 HiC_scaffold_221, whole genome shotgun sequence genome includes a window with the following:
- the HGH1 gene encoding protein HGH1 homolog isoform X2, translating into MAAETKEAAAMAEASSEAAAATALSELTALLSPSSPAAPEAAEAALALSGSASGRALLASNPAALSALAAMAASASRGAHTALAALVNASAEPAALEPLLAALPPLLPLLPSSGAVCGLLANLSREPGAAPRVLRALGPGAEPLLRALSGARPPEELGALLCNLSQAPEGRRVLMDRSRVWGGIWDPISPLELPEHHAWLLSPELELLPLLLLPLAGPEELPPHEMEQLPPELQFLPPEQRREEEPQIRRMLLETLLLLSATAPGRLQLRSRGAFPVLRELHGWEQHPGVLRACRQLIQVLIGDEPEAGMENLLEVKVPEELEQSLRAADEEEEEEEQRWRKEQQQEEEKKE; encoded by the exons ATGGCGGCGGAGACGAAGGAAGCCGCGGCGATGGCGGAGGCGAGCAGCGAGGCCGCGGCGGCCACGGCGCTGTCGGAGCTCACGGCGCTGCTCTCCCCGTCCTCTCCCGCCGCTCCCGAAGCAGCCGAGGCCGCGCTGGCTCTGTCCGGCAGCGCCTCAGGCCGGGCGCTGCTGGCCTCCAACCCCGCGGCCTTATCGGCCTTGGCCGCCATGGCCGCCTCGGCCTCGCGCGGTGCCCACACGGCCTTGGCCGCTCTGGTGAACGCGTCCGCCGAGCCCGCGGCGCTGGAGCCGCTTCTCGCGGCTCTGCCGCCGTTGCTGCCGCTTCTCCCGAGCTCCGGAGCCGTTTGCGGGCTCCTGGCCAACCTGAGCCGCGagcccggcgcggccccgcgggTGCTGCGGGCGCTGGGCCCCGGCGCGGAGCCGCTGCTGAGGGCGctgagcggggcccggcccccgGAGGAGCTCGGGGCGCTGCTCTGCAACCTCAGCCAAGCGCCCGAGGGCCGCCGAGTGCTGATGGATCGCTCCCG ggtttggggtgggatttgggatcccatttcccctctggaattgccagagcaccACGCGTGGCTGCTGAGcccggagctggagctgctgccgctgctgctgctgccgctcgCCGGCCCCGAGGAGCTGCCCCCGCACGAGATGGAGC AGCTGCCCCCGGAGCTGCAGTTCCTGCCCCCGGAGCAGCGGCGCGAGGAGGAGCCGCAGATCCGCCGGATGCTGCTGGAAAcgctgctgctg CTCTCGGCCACGGCTCCGGGGCGGCTGCAGCTGCGATCCCGAGGCGCCTTCCCGGTGCTGCGGGAGCTCCACGGGTGGGagcagcacccaggggtgctccGCGCCTGCCGCCAGCTCATCCAG GTGCTGATTGGGGACGAGCCCGAGGCGGGCATGGAGAACCTGCTGGAGGTGAAGGTTCccgaggagctggagcagagcctgagggcggctgatgaggaggaggaggaggaggagcagcgctggaggaaggagcagcagcaggaggaggagaagaaggagtag
- the HGH1 gene encoding protein HGH1 homolog isoform X3 encodes MAAETKEAAAMAEASSEAAAATALSELTALLSPSSPAAPEAAEAALALSGSASGRALLASNPAALSALAAMAASASRGAHTALAALVNASAEPAALEPLLAALPPLLPLLPSSGAVCGLLANLSREPGAAPRVLRALGPGAEPLLRALSGARPPEELGALLCNLSQAPEGRRVLMDRSRAVLPRLLPLVRGPGSAELRRGVLGALRNCCFQHEHHAWLLSPELELLPLLLLPLAGPEELPPHEMEPLGHGSGAAAAAIPRRLPGAAGAPRVGAAPRGAPRLPPAHPGADWGRARGGHGEPAGGEGSRGAGAEPEGG; translated from the exons ATGGCGGCGGAGACGAAGGAAGCCGCGGCGATGGCGGAGGCGAGCAGCGAGGCCGCGGCGGCCACGGCGCTGTCGGAGCTCACGGCGCTGCTCTCCCCGTCCTCTCCCGCCGCTCCCGAAGCAGCCGAGGCCGCGCTGGCTCTGTCCGGCAGCGCCTCAGGCCGGGCGCTGCTGGCCTCCAACCCCGCGGCCTTATCGGCCTTGGCCGCCATGGCCGCCTCGGCCTCGCGCGGTGCCCACACGGCCTTGGCCGCTCTGGTGAACGCGTCCGCCGAGCCCGCGGCGCTGGAGCCGCTTCTCGCGGCTCTGCCGCCGTTGCTGCCGCTTCTCCCGAGCTCCGGAGCCGTTTGCGGGCTCCTGGCCAACCTGAGCCGCGagcccggcgcggccccgcgggTGCTGCGGGCGCTGGGCCCCGGCGCGGAGCCGCTGCTGAGGGCGctgagcggggcccggcccccgGAGGAGCTCGGGGCGCTGCTCTGCAACCTCAGCCAAGCGCCCGAGGGCCGCCGAGTGCTGATGGATCGCTCCCG GGCGGTGCTGCCGCGGCTGCTGCCGCTGGTGCGGGGCCCGGGCTCGGCCGAGCTGCGGCGCGGGGTCCTGGGGGCTCTGCGGAACTGCTGCTTCCAGCACG agcaccACGCGTGGCTGCTGAGcccggagctggagctgctgccgctgctgctgctgccgctcgCCGGCCCCGAGGAGCTGCCCCCGCACGAGATGGAGC CTCTCGGCCACGGCTCCGGGGCGGCTGCAGCTGCGATCCCGAGGCGCCTTCCCGGTGCTGCGGGAGCTCCACGGGTGGGagcagcacccaggggtgctccGCGCCTGCCGCCAGCTCATCCAG GTGCTGATTGGGGACGAGCCCGAGGCGGGCATGGAGAACCTGCTGGAGGTGAAGGTTCccgaggagctggagcagagcctgagggcggctga
- the HGH1 gene encoding protein HGH1 homolog isoform X4, translating to MAAETKEAAAMAEASSEAAAATALSELTALLSPSSPAAPEAAEAALALSGSASGRALLASNPAALSALAAMAASASRGAHTALAALVNASAEPAALEPLLAALPPLLPLLPSSGAVCGLLANLSREPGAAPRVLRALGPGAEPLLRALSGARPPEELGALLCNLSQAPEGRRVLMDRSRAPRVAAEPGAGAAAAAAAAARRPRGAAPARDGAAAPGAAVPAPGAAARGGAADPPDAAGNAAAALGHGSGAAAAAIPRRLPGAAGAPRVGAAPRGAPRLPPAHPGADWGRARGGHGEPAGGEGSRGAGAEPEGG from the exons ATGGCGGCGGAGACGAAGGAAGCCGCGGCGATGGCGGAGGCGAGCAGCGAGGCCGCGGCGGCCACGGCGCTGTCGGAGCTCACGGCGCTGCTCTCCCCGTCCTCTCCCGCCGCTCCCGAAGCAGCCGAGGCCGCGCTGGCTCTGTCCGGCAGCGCCTCAGGCCGGGCGCTGCTGGCCTCCAACCCCGCGGCCTTATCGGCCTTGGCCGCCATGGCCGCCTCGGCCTCGCGCGGTGCCCACACGGCCTTGGCCGCTCTGGTGAACGCGTCCGCCGAGCCCGCGGCGCTGGAGCCGCTTCTCGCGGCTCTGCCGCCGTTGCTGCCGCTTCTCCCGAGCTCCGGAGCCGTTTGCGGGCTCCTGGCCAACCTGAGCCGCGagcccggcgcggccccgcgggTGCTGCGGGCGCTGGGCCCCGGCGCGGAGCCGCTGCTGAGGGCGctgagcggggcccggcccccgGAGGAGCTCGGGGCGCTGCTCTGCAACCTCAGCCAAGCGCCCGAGGGCCGCCGAGTGCTGATGGATCGCTCCCG agcaccACGCGTGGCTGCTGAGcccggagctggagctgctgccgctgctgctgctgccgctcgCCGGCCCCGAGGAGCTGCCCCCGCACGAGATGGAGC AGCTGCCCCCGGAGCTGCAGTTCCTGCCCCCGGAGCAGCGGCGCGAGGAGGAGCCGCAGATCCGCCGGATGCTGCTGGAAAcgctgctgctg CTCTCGGCCACGGCTCCGGGGCGGCTGCAGCTGCGATCCCGAGGCGCCTTCCCGGTGCTGCGGGAGCTCCACGGGTGGGagcagcacccaggggtgctccGCGCCTGCCGCCAGCTCATCCAG GTGCTGATTGGGGACGAGCCCGAGGCGGGCATGGAGAACCTGCTGGAGGTGAAGGTTCccgaggagctggagcagagcctgagggcggctga
- the HGH1 gene encoding protein HGH1 homolog isoform X1: MAAETKEAAAMAEASSEAAAATALSELTALLSPSSPAAPEAAEAALALSGSASGRALLASNPAALSALAAMAASASRGAHTALAALVNASAEPAALEPLLAALPPLLPLLPSSGAVCGLLANLSREPGAAPRVLRALGPGAEPLLRALSGARPPEELGALLCNLSQAPEGRRVLMDRSRAVLPRLLPLVRGPGSAELRRGVLGALRNCCFQHEHHAWLLSPELELLPLLLLPLAGPEELPPHEMEQLPPELQFLPPEQRREEEPQIRRMLLETLLLLSATAPGRLQLRSRGAFPVLRELHGWEQHPGVLRACRQLIQVLIGDEPEAGMENLLEVKVPEELEQSLRAADEEEEEEEQRWRKEQQQEEEKKE; this comes from the exons ATGGCGGCGGAGACGAAGGAAGCCGCGGCGATGGCGGAGGCGAGCAGCGAGGCCGCGGCGGCCACGGCGCTGTCGGAGCTCACGGCGCTGCTCTCCCCGTCCTCTCCCGCCGCTCCCGAAGCAGCCGAGGCCGCGCTGGCTCTGTCCGGCAGCGCCTCAGGCCGGGCGCTGCTGGCCTCCAACCCCGCGGCCTTATCGGCCTTGGCCGCCATGGCCGCCTCGGCCTCGCGCGGTGCCCACACGGCCTTGGCCGCTCTGGTGAACGCGTCCGCCGAGCCCGCGGCGCTGGAGCCGCTTCTCGCGGCTCTGCCGCCGTTGCTGCCGCTTCTCCCGAGCTCCGGAGCCGTTTGCGGGCTCCTGGCCAACCTGAGCCGCGagcccggcgcggccccgcgggTGCTGCGGGCGCTGGGCCCCGGCGCGGAGCCGCTGCTGAGGGCGctgagcggggcccggcccccgGAGGAGCTCGGGGCGCTGCTCTGCAACCTCAGCCAAGCGCCCGAGGGCCGCCGAGTGCTGATGGATCGCTCCCG GGCGGTGCTGCCGCGGCTGCTGCCGCTGGTGCGGGGCCCGGGCTCGGCCGAGCTGCGGCGCGGGGTCCTGGGGGCTCTGCGGAACTGCTGCTTCCAGCACG agcaccACGCGTGGCTGCTGAGcccggagctggagctgctgccgctgctgctgctgccgctcgCCGGCCCCGAGGAGCTGCCCCCGCACGAGATGGAGC AGCTGCCCCCGGAGCTGCAGTTCCTGCCCCCGGAGCAGCGGCGCGAGGAGGAGCCGCAGATCCGCCGGATGCTGCTGGAAAcgctgctgctg CTCTCGGCCACGGCTCCGGGGCGGCTGCAGCTGCGATCCCGAGGCGCCTTCCCGGTGCTGCGGGAGCTCCACGGGTGGGagcagcacccaggggtgctccGCGCCTGCCGCCAGCTCATCCAG GTGCTGATTGGGGACGAGCCCGAGGCGGGCATGGAGAACCTGCTGGAGGTGAAGGTTCccgaggagctggagcagagcctgagggcggctgatgaggaggaggaggaggaggagcagcgctggaggaaggagcagcagcaggaggaggagaagaaggagtag